TCGAATGTAATCTGATCAATTATGAAAGATTAGATTTAAAAACATTAAGATGCATGCATCATTTGTGTTAACTTGTTTAAGTCGGCAACTTTTTACCTCAGAAACATTTTCTCCACCATTCCAACCACCCATCTTTTCAGAAGTGTATGTTAAGTCTCCGTATTGTGCGGTGAACATCAGAGAGTATATGAGATCGCCATGATCAATGGTTATCTTCGTCAAGTGATAAGTTGGCTCAAGTTTGAAAGACCAATTATTTTGCGGACCTGCAGGAAGAGTTTTTCCCCATGTTCCGATCTTCAAGATTTGTCTCAAATAGACACCAATGCCATCAATATAATAGCCAGCAAGGCCGTAAAACCCGACTAACGAGCCATTCTCCCAAGGTAAGGAGAACTCAGAACTGGTTGCTCCACCAAAAGGTCCATGGGTGGTCTTGTTCGTTACAAAAGAGAGTGAAGAAATTATTGTATAAGGAGCTTTAGTACCAACGCTTCCTTTAATTCCAACTATTTCCTCGTCCGAGTCAAGCGTCACCTGTGCCAACAAGAAGGTATATTATTACGTTTCTTAAAGTGGTGTGTGTGCGCGTTGATTAAGTTAAGATATATGCGTTCACCTCCGAAACTGTTTGCCCACCATTCCAACCACCAAATTTGTTAGAAGTGTTCACTACACCTCCAGCAGCTTCAGTGGTGAACATGAGAGAGTATATCACATCTGTTAATCCTGGAGGAAATTTAAAAGCTagattttatatatatgtatatattataagttaattagttataataatgtgtattattattattatccgaTAGTATAGATCGAGGCGGTTATTCTATGTATATCCCTCGGTTTATATATATCATCTGATGTAACATTTACATTTACCAATTCATACAAGAACATTATTGATTCTTTCATCAAGAATATCACTCTGATAGAGAGATTTTatccaacaaagtggtatcagtGCCACCGATCGCTGAATACAAGATCTGCAATTTATTTTCTTCAAAAAGCAAAACCCTAATTTACACATGACGACCAACGGCGGAATTCAAACTTAAATTCCGAAATTACTAGGGCCAAATTACTATCATTGGCATATACAGATGAGAGTGTTATTAGAATCACAGGAATTATGGACAATAGTGGAAGAAGGATACACAGATCTGCCGGCAAATGCATCAGAAAGCGATCAAAATATTCAGAGGGAGAAGATCAAGAAAGATAGAAAAGCGTTGCACATAATGTTTCAGGCAGTAAGTGAAACAATATTCGAGCGGGTGGCGACGTGCAAAACTTCAAAGGAAGCATGGGAAATACTGCACAAGGCATATAGAGGAGAGAACAGAGTAAAAATGGTACAGTTACAAACCCTTAGATGTGAATTCGATGCCTTAAAAATGAAAGATAGTGAATCTATAGAGGATTATATTAATCGTATGGCAGTAATAGTCAATCAACTTCGTTTAAACGAAGAACGTGTAGAAGAACAAAGGGTTGTAGAGAAAATTTTAAGAAGTCTAACACGAAAATATGAGTCCGTAGTTGTTGCAATAGAAGAATCTAAAGATCTGAATGCAATTTCTACAGAAGAACTACAGGGAATTCTACAATCACATGAATTACGTTTGAAACAATATGATGATGTTTCAACCGAACAAGCAAGCGTTTCAAATACAAAGCGATCAACAAGACAGAACAAGGCAGTCCAGATCAGAATATAGCGGCAGAGGACGGGGTAAAGGAAGAGGAAAGTTCAACAATAAATCTATTTGGTGCTTTAACTGTCAGAAGTTAGGACATGTGGCACGATTCTGCAATAAAAGGAGTGAAGATGATAAATCCAATGCAGCACTCATGCATAATGATGAACAAGAAGACGAAAATGACGACACAATGTTCATGATATTCAACGTCGAAGAAGTCATAAAAGGTGATTGTTGGTATCTTGACAGTGGGTGTAGTAATCACATGACCGGAGATAAAAGCTTATTTATTACACTAAATGGTTCTGAACGAcgtgaagtaagaactcgagatGATAAGAGGTTGGAGGTTCTTGGGTGCGGAGATGTGTTAATAAAAGTTAAGGGAATAGAGAGACGGGTTCCCAATGTATTTTATGTTGAAGGCCTAAAGCACAATCTTTTAAGCATCGGCCAACTTATTCAAAAAGGATATGATGTGAGATTTAATAATCAAGAGTGTATCATTAAAGATTCCCTTGGATCACATGTAGGAACGGTAAAGATGACTGGTAACAAGATGTTCCCACTGAACATCGAGCAAGATTTGATTCCACGGGTGTGCAATGTAATAACTACTGAAaccacttcagagttatggcataGGAGGTTCGGACATTTGAACCTTGAAACATTGCATGACATGAGTACGAATGGTACTGTAAGAGGGCTACCAAAAATTTACAAATTAAATACAGTATGTGAAGGATGCATGTTTGGTAAACATGCTAGGAAACCCTTTACCAAGTATGCAACATGGAGAGCAAAGGAACCATTACAACTTATACATTCAGATATATGCGGACCAATGAGAACTCAATCAATAGGCGGTTGCAGGTATTTTATAACCTTTATCGATGACTACTGCAGAAAAACATGGACATATTTTCTAAAACTTAAATCGGAAGCTTCAGCAACGTTCAAACTGTTCAAGGCACTGGTTGAAAATCAAGCAGGTTCAAGAAATGCACTCATGAGCATACGTTATTTATCAAAATAACCGAAAAGGCAAGACTCATAATCTGTCTCTACGTTGATGATTTAATTATTGCAAGTGATTCGTTAGTTATGCTAAGCAAGTTCAAAGAGTCAATGAAAAGGGAATTCGAGATGACAGATATGGGAATTCTACATCACTTCCTTGGAATGGAAGTTATGTGTAAAGACGGGGATATTGTGCTACCACAGCATCAATATGCTAAGGGAGTATTGGAAAGATTTAACATGTTGGAGTGCACGAGCATCTCTACACCAATGGAATATGGACTGCGGCTTTCCAAACAAGATactgatgaagaaattgaaccCAATATCTATAGAAGACTAGTTGGCAGCCTCATGTATCTAACAAATAcaaggccagacatcatgttcgCTGTAAACAAGATCAGTCAATTCATGGAACATCCAAAAAGGAGTCATTGGGAAGCAGGGAAAAGAATTTAGAGATACATAAAGGGAACCATGAATCAAGGTTTGGTATACTTAAAGGGAAGCAAAGGTTCACTGCTGCTCGGGTTCAGTGATAGTGACTATGCAGGGAGTATCGATGACAGCAAAAGCACATCAGGATATGTGTTCTATCTCGGATCAAGTATAGTGGCCTGGCAATCGAAAAAACAAAAGGTAGTAGCACTGTCGTCCACAAAAGCGGAGTACATTGCACTTTCAGTGGCCGGATGTCAAGCACTTTGGCTCAAAGGACTCCTAGATGAACTAGAGGAAAAGATCAAGCAACCTCCGGTGATATATTGTGACAATAAGTCGACAATATGCTTAGCCAAGGACCCGGTGTATCATGGCAAGAGCAAGCATATAAGAGTTAAATCTCACTTCATCCGGGATTTAGTCAAGAAAGAACAGATAGAACTGTATTACTGTTCTACCAAGCAGCAGGTAGCGGATATCCTCACTAAGGCCTTACAACTCAAAGATTTTCAGCGCATAAAGGAACTTCTTCAGTTTCGTGAAATCCAGCTTAAGGGAGGGTGTTAATCCTGGAGGAAATTTATAAGCTagattttatatatatgtatatattataagTTAATTAGTTAGAATaatgtgtattattattattatccgaTAGTATAGATCGAGGCGGTTATTCTATGTATATCCCTCGGTTTATATATATCATCAGATGTAACATTTACATTTACCAATTCATACAAGAACATTATCGATTCTTTCATCAAGAATATCACTCTGATAGAGAGATTTTATCCAACAACATCATCACCATGATCAATGGTTATCTTTTTCAGCCTCTGGCCTTGATCAAGTTCAAAAGACCACTCATTCTGAGGATCTCCGCTTTGTCTTCCCCAAAGTCCTACCGGAATAATTCCCGCTCTTTTCTTGATGTTTAGTACTCCTGCCATACTGGATTgtatcagagagagagagagagagagagagagagagagagagagagatattcaGAACTTaacataaatataacatgaatTTGGCTAATTTGTCACACCTTTTCAGCCCTTCTTTTGATCTGTGTCTTGATGTGGAAGAAGGCATAAGGTCCTGTGCATTTATATGCAAACACTGTTACCTACCATCTAGTAAATTATTCACAGCGGATGTATTACTTACTCCCACCTTGTCtgcttttaattaaaaaaaagttcTTTTAGCTCACATGTTCAATGCCATTACCTTTTTATATATAACGTGTTACTACAAATCGGaattcaaaaccttataatacaATTAATATACATGGGGGGCACCAAATGGAACAAGCTAAAACATGCTTTATGACTTCGATAAATAGATTATAATTAATAGTAATTCAACGTGCATCAAAGGGTATATATATTATGGCAGATCGGATTTGGATTTGCTAAAATGCATGATCAATATCACTGTTGTTGATGCACATCTGTGTTTGAGTATATTACAAGTTATCATTTGGTTCCTGAAAAATTTCACAATAAACACTAATGAAGTAGGTTTAACTTATAAtgtataaaaataattaaaaaaaactacgAGAATCGGTTCAAAACCGGTTTCTCATAAACGAATTTAACTTCTAGAATCTCAAAGTGGTATAAAGAGGCGGATCTTGTCCTATCGCAGCCTCACTGGGGCAGCAATAATATATAGTATATGTAATTTGCTATTGGGGCATCTGTGACATATCGTGTATGTACAATTTGCTTTAACACTTAAATCCGCATCAATCGTGTATCACTTTGGGCCATAATGTGACAAGTTGAAGAATCATACAAATATACTGTGCAATTGGCCATATTAGAATGAAATAGGTGTACAGGTGCCAacatttataaatatatataatcagAAACTAATCTAGAAATTGTTCATGAATGgtagttttatttttataataacatatagtttttttttttcatatttttattatttcaatattataataaatcattaatattataacaagttattaatatatttaaatTTCAACTTTTAACAATCTTTTTAATGTATTGGTCCGTCTGATCAGCATCGGTCGGTTTAGTTTCTTTATAAAATGATGTAGATTACCTTTTTGTCTATAGCAATATAATACAGGGCTATATAAAATTCCGAATATACCATCATCAGGTATAAATTTTGACGGTGGTTCTAGCGGTGAATAGCGATGGTGGTTACCGCAGCGAACACCGGCGGTGGTATAAACTTCCTCCGATGAGATGAGTATTGAGAGACGAGGACACTCTGTTTTCCTATAGTTCCTACTTTCTTGCGATTGTAGACCATAACAAAGGTTGATGATAATGGTGGGTTTTTTTTGTGTGGTTTTAACGGTGGTAATGGTTAAGGTGAAGACTGTCATGGTGACCAATGATGTTTATGGTGGTTGCCGGCGATAGAGACCCTCTACACCCGCTGGTTAGAAGTGTTAGCTCAGTGGTGgaccggtggtggtggttgataaTGGTAAAGTTGCGGTAATAGTGGCCTGTAGAAGAGACCCTCTTTGGTCGTCGGTCAAACAGTGCTCTGTCGTGATCAAGTGGTGGTCTTGTTAGTGTATATTTTGTGTGTCTGTCACTGTGCAAATAGGTTAGATacagcgtgtgttgaatattgtatagatgaGAGTTAGAAAAGTTCGTTTTTTTTAAATTCGTGACATGCAACAGTATTTGGGTGGTTCCGAACAACAGAACCATTCACGTGAAAGGCATTCCATTCGCACGAAGCGACGTTCTCATTCGCGCGAAAGGCATCCCATTTGCACGAAGGGGAATTTTCAATCATTTGAAATTCCTTTTGCACGAAGACACTTATTCGTTCAAAAAATCATCTCATTCGCATCAATGGACCTACTTCATTCGCACGAATGAGCCAAATGCCTAAAAAGGGCATTTTTTGATCGCGGCGACG
Above is a window of Helianthus annuus cultivar XRQ/B chromosome 14, HanXRQr2.0-SUNRISE, whole genome shotgun sequence DNA encoding:
- the LOC110906632 gene encoding mannose/glucose-specific lectin-like, giving the protein MAGVLNIKKRAGIIPVGLWGRQSGDPQNEWSFELDQGQRLKKITIDHGLTDVIYSLMFTTEAAGGVVNTSNKFGGWNGGQTVSEVTLDSDEEIVGIKGSVGTKAPYTIISSLSFVTNKTTHGPFGGATSSEFSLPWENGSLVGFYGLAGYYIDGIGVYLRQILKIGTWGKTLPAGPQNNWSFKLEPTYHLTKITIDHGDLIYSLMFTAQYGDLTYTSEKMGGWNGGENVSEITFEGDEEINGISGTVALSRGTYAGLTVVSSISFMTNKKTHGPFGDVRGTPFTVPWNAGSFAGFYGLAGYYIDSIGVYLKATNY